TTCCCGTAATATTGGCAACCGGGCGCCCCGATATAGAGTCTGCAATCAAAGCAATTCAGAGTGGGGCTTTTGACTATCTCATAAAGCCTTATCAGTTTGAAATCCTTAAACAGAAAATTGTTCAGGCTCTGAATGCCACAAGGCTTGTGCGGGAAAATTATGTTCTTAATGAACTTGCATCCCTGCATGACATAACCGGTAAGCTTACCACTACCCATGATATTGAAGAACTTCTTGATATTACCTTCGATTTCTGTCTTTCTACAGCAAAAGCTGAAAGCGGCTCTATTCAGCTCTATGAAAAAGAAAATGATGAGCTTGTTATCGTCCGGAAAAAAGGGATACAGACCGGTAATCCCCGTTCATCTCTAAGTAAAAATGATGAGTGGATCATCTCCAAATATGTTTTTAAAAGCGCCGTTCCTATACTTATTAGTGAAAACTCTGATCTGCCTCCTGATATGCACCTGGACAGAGGGGATATAGGCTCTGCGATCAGTGTCCCTTTGAAGGTAGGGCAGGAGGTGATTGGCGTTGTCAATCTTAACCGCAAATTGAACAGAGAGCCCTTTACGGCCGTTGACCTGAATATAGTTGACGTCCTTGCCTCACAGGCCAGTGTTGCCATTAACAATGCATTCCTCTACTCCTCTATCAATCAAAAACTCAGTGAGCTTTCTCTTGTAAGCAGTTATTCTGAACAGCTTATGGGCTTAGTTGATAAGAACGATGTTATAAAATGTCTGTTTGAAACTGTTAAAAAATATTTTGCCATAGATTTTATTGGCTTTCTGGTAATGCAGAAGCGTAACTATGAGTTTTTATACTGGTCACGGGGAGAAATTGAAGAAGAATCTGTACAGGACATACTGAAGAGAGTTATAGATGATTACAACAAAAATCCATCTGCAAAGGCTCAATATAAAAAAACAACTCAGCGAATGCTCTCCTTAAAGGACAACAGATCTTTCGAGATGTGTTATCCGTTTGCCTTCGAGCACCTGATTCCTGTGAGCTGGGAGGATTTTAAATTCGGAACTATGTTCTTTGCAGCATCGAATGAACTTGAAAACTGCTGCGAAAAAATACCTCTGCTATCAAGCCTTGTCAGTCAAACCCGTATCGCTCTTACAAACTCCAAGTTATATAATGATGTAAAAGAAAACTATATCCGCACTATAAAAGCTCTGGCTATTGCCGTTGATGCAAAAGATACTTATACTCACGGACATTCAGAAAATGTAATGATTATAGCGGGTGATATTGCCGCGGAAATGGGTTTGGATGAAAAGACTACCGGCATCATTCGGGATGCAGGGCTACTTCACGATATCGGAAAAATAGGTATTCCCGGCTATATCCTTAACAAACCGGGGCCTCTGACATATGAAGAGTTTAACGGTGTGATGAAAACGCACAGCTCTTTGGGGGCAAATATTGTCAAAGATGTACCATTCTTAAGTGATCTTTATTCCCTTATCCTCTACCATCATGAACACTATAACGGTGCCGGGTATCCAGAGGGCCTTAAAGGTGAAGAAATTCCATTGGGTGCGAGAATTCTTCATATAGCCGATGCTTATGAAGCAATGACCTCAAACAGACCATACAGAGACAGTCTGGGTGAGAAGGAAGCGGTGAAACGGCTCATGGAAGGATGCGGCAAGCAGTTTGATCCGGAAGTGGTGAAAGCTTTTTTGGTTGTTGCTGAAAAAAAAGGTTGGGTTAAAAAGGAAGATATTGAAAAAAATGAGAAAATTCTGCAATCCTGAAATGTAGGGTTTCCTTCCTATGTAATATTTCTGAAATTCGGTTCATAATTAATCTCTATTTACGGGTTGGGCTATGAAAAAAATATCAATCTTTGTAGTATCTCTTGTGTTTACATTTACAGTTTTTTGTTCAAAAAAGGATCCGGACTCTCAGGTGGCAATAGTTGTTAACGGTCAGGAGATTACAGCCGGAGAAATTCAATTATCTGCTGAAATGTTGAAAATGGAAATGGAAAGGTTAATGCAGGGTTCACCTTTCCAGGAATCTGCTCACTTTAGAACAAATGCAGCACAACAACTAATTGCAAATTTACTGATGGTGGAAAAGGCGATTGAAAATGACATAACTGCCGATTCTGCTTTGGTACAAGAGACTTTCAACAGAATGAAGTCTCAGTTTAGTTCCAGAGATGAATTTGTCAGGGAGCTTGAAAATATAGGAGAAACTGTCGAGAGTGTTTTTTCCCAAATTGAGCAGGGAATCATGGTAGAACTTCTGATGAAAGAAGTATTATCCCAAATTGATTCCGTTACTGAAGAAGAATGCAGGCAATTTTACCAAAGCAACACTGAAAGATTCAAAGAGAGTCCAAAGGTTAGGATAAGTCAGATTATATTTCTTGATTATAGACCTGATGATGGGGAAGAGGTCAGAAGCCGTGCCAATACCGCTTTGAACAGATTGAAAGAAGGGCAAGATTTTCAAACAGTGGCACAAAAGTTCTCATCCCGTCCCTCAAGTGTCGATATGGGCTATTTTAGAAAAGGTGAAATTAGGGAAGAACTTGAAGAACTGTTTTTCTCCATGGAAGTGGGGGAAACCAGTGATATCATTACTGAACGCGATGCCTTGTTTATTTTTAAGAAAGAAGAAGAGCAGCCTGCAAGGCAACTCTCTTTTGAAGAGGTTAGGGAGAGGATAAAAAACAGTATGGAATTTACGAAAAGAAGTGAACTTTTCAGCGAGTATGTTGATAACCTGATCAGTAAGGCTGATATCGAATACAGAGACTCTTCGCTGATCCTTAATACTGCTGTTCTTCCAAACCGAGATCTAATTAATCATTAAGCATACTCTTAAGTGCCATGGCAATGAGCCTGGCACTTTTTTCACTCATCACCTGCTTGGGTTTTTGCTTGAGTTTTCCCGACGATAGCGCTACTGGAGAAGAGGGATTTTTGGTTTTGTTTTTCAGTATAAACTGAGTTAATGTACGAGGTTTACCAGAGCCCTTTGGTGTGGAATTTTTTTCTTCAGGTAAGTTTTCAGCACTCGTTTGAAATGGTTTTTTTTCGTACCTTTTCAAATCTTTTGGTGTATGATTTTTTGCTTTTTCAAACATACAGTACCTCTTTTTATACCCTGAATTCACTGTCGAGTATTTCTGAAATAAATTTGTCAATAGAAACCGGATAGTAATTGAAATCCGTACCGGTAATCAAGCCTGTTCGTGTATCTTCCCTCATTGCCATCTGGTCTTCGATTCTGTCAGCATGTTCTTGTGGCATCTCTTCAAAACGTTCTATTCTGAAATATTCACTTTTAATATTTATGTTTCTTTTTTTTGCATATGCAAATGAGAACAGCCTGCCTTCAATGTTAGAGTCAAATGTATCCGGATCAAAAACATCACCGTAGGTATCCTGAAGGGAGTCAGCTGATATAATGAACTTAGGAGATACGTTGATTTTACCATTTACTTCTATTGTATGGGATGGATTGTCATCATCCGGTACAATAAGTTTATAGGATAGATCATGGTATCCGGAAACTATTCCGCTAATTGGCTTGCGTAGAATTTTTGTCCTGTGATAGACTTCTTTCATAATCTCATTATAGCCGAAATCATTAGGGTGAATCATTATATTAACTCGGGGGAAAAATGAAAATTAAGATACTGATTGTGGTAATTAGCTTCTTACTTTCTAAATATAATTAAAAGTGCACAGGTAAGATATCTTTGTGGATATCCTACCCCATAACCTTCTGAAGTGCATCCGAGAGCTGTGAAGACACAAATGGTTTTTGGAGTATATAGTTAACACCCTCCTTTAATAACTCCTGACGATCGGGTTCAAGGCAATACCCGCTGGCAATAATAACCTGCAGATCAGGGTTTATTTTTTTGAGCATTCTGTATGTTTCCAAACCATTCATACCAGGCATAATCAGGTCTAAAAAGATTAAGTGAAAGTCTTTATAGTTATTGGTGTAGAATTCAATCGCTTCAAAAGGGTCACAATAGCAACAGGAGGTGTGTCCCATCCAGGATAACATTTCCTTGAGAGCATTACATAAAAAGCTCTCATCATCAATTATCAGGATGTTTTTCCCGCTATTTTCACTTTTCTTTATCTGTGGTATGGGGTGATCTTCATTTTTATTTTCGGTTATGCAGGGTAGATAGAGTGAAAAAGTAGATCCCTCTCCTAAGCGACTTGTAACATCTATATAGCCATTATGGCTTTTAACTGAGCCATATACACTGGCCAGACCAAGACCAGTCCCCATACCTTTGGATTTGGTGGTAAAAAATGGTTCAAAAATTTTAGCTGTGGTCTTTTTACACATACCACAACCGTTATCCGAAATGTCAATGTTTAAATAGTGTCCGGGGGCAATTTCATATGCCTTGTTTTCGGAGAATGCTTTGTTAAGATACATGTCCTTTGTCGAAATCTTAAGCACTCCTCCGTTTTCCATTGCATTCAATGCGTTTACTGCAATGTTCATAAAGATATTTTGAACCTGCATTGTATCCCCCATGATGGTTGTGCTTTTTGCTTTTAGGAGGCACTCAATGGTAATGCTTTTATCTACCGTATGATTAAGCAGATCTGCAACATCTTCCAGGGTATGATGAACATCTATTGGAATAAACTGTATTTTTTTTCTTCTTGAAAATGTAAGAAGCTTATTTGTCAGATCTGATGCCCTAGAAGCTCCGGACATGATCATTTGCGCATATTTGGATATCTTTTCATCTGATGAACACTTTTTGTTGATTATATCAGCATAACCTGAAATGGCTCCAAGCACGTTATTAAAATCATGAGATATTCCTCCTGCAAGCTGCCCTATAGCTTCCATTTTATGAGCAACCCTGAATTGCTCTTCCAGACGACCTTTTTCAAACTCCATTATTTTGCGACCTGTTATGTCTTTAATGATAACTATAAAACACTGACTTTCTGATTCCCAAACCCCGGAAATACTTACTTCTGCAGGAAACAGCTTGTCACCTTTGCCAACCAGAGTGCATTCGTAATCTCTTAAGTTGTTTTCAGCCCTTTTAAATTTCTGACGCAGTATCCTCAGTTCCTCAGATGAGATAAATTTAAGACAGTGCGGTGTTTTGTTCGCTTCTATTTCAAAAAGTGCTGAAGCTGAGCTGTTGTGAAATACGATACGTCCGGAACTTTTGATCAGCATAATTGCATCAGTACTGGTCTCAATTACACTCCTGTACAATGCTTCACTTTTTTTCAGAGCATCTTCCGCTCTTTCTCTCTCCTCTATTTGGGTTACAAGTGACTGCTTATAATCAAAGGAGTGCTTAATAAGTTTTGCGATATTTGAAAATCTGCTGTAATGATTCAGCAATGGTGCTATTGGCTCCGCAGATTGATCATCAAGAGATTTGGCTATAAGATCAAGTGGTTTGATAAGTGACCGGTATACAAGGTGAAGAGTAAGGGTTAACCCGATGACAGAAAAGAGTGCCAGTGGTAAAAGAACTGGTTGACCGTTTACTGTAATCAGATAGATCAGGAGAAATGAGGAAATGATCGATAGTAGAAAAACGATACGTATAATTGAATAGTGCTTTTTTAACATCTCAGCTTATGCTCCCGGTTATAATCATTAATTGTATATTTTCGGGAACATAAGGGCAAGCATCAAAGCCTGATCAGGACTTACCGATTACAGAAAATGATTGGCTCTATGCTTTCATTCCTTACCCATCCGCTCATTCCATCGGGCAGGGCTATTAAGGACCAATCATAATTTTCTCTTCTGATTGTGACTTTTGTACCCTCATTTGCAGTAAAAAGTATGCGTGACCCGTGCGGCTGATTTTTTGCATTTGCAGAAGAAACGACTATTATTGCATGATCAATTGTTTCAAGCTGAAAAATTGTATAACCCGCCGTTATACCAAAGAAAATTAAAGGTAAACTTAGAAATGCAGATATCGGTATCAGCGCAGCCCTTTTTTTTCTGCCTGTAAAAAAACAGATTGAGACAAGTATTGAGACTACAAGTAGAAGGAAAAAACAAATGAGTAACATTTCTCTGAGATTGAATCGGTTCTTTGATAAAATTGATAAAGCAGACTCGTTAAGGTTTGCATTATTAGTCATTCTCAGGAATTTAATATTTTCCTGTATATCAGAGTCTGCAGGATTGAGAAGTGCAGCTTTTTCATACTGAACCCGGGCCAGCCCTGGCTTATTGAGCCGATAATAAACATTGCCTAAATTGAAATAAACAGCATAATGATTCACTCCGTTATCAATAACGCTGAGGTAATGTTTTTTGGCATTCTCAAAATCCTCTCTGTCATAATAATCATTAGCTTTATTGAAAAGGTAGGTGAAATCGGTTTGAGCAGAAACTGAATATGCCACTATCAGCAATAATAATGGAAGAATAATCTTACTTTTTTGGTTTTGGCTATTTTTGTCAATGTTTTGCAGAAACGTAATCAGCTGATCAAATAATTGTTGACGGGAATATTCATTCAAAGATTTTCCTCCAAAACGAAACTCATCGATCTGTTCCATGATTTTAGTCAATTTATCAACCGTGTCATGATCAACACTTCTAATCAACAATTCACTTCTCAACTCCTCGAGTGTTCTGCCGGTTGGGGTAAATGAGAATTTGGCGGATATATAATTTTCAATTACAGAATTGATTCTTTTAAGAAAATTGCTGACGGAAAGATCAGACCCCTGCTTTTTTAATTTGTTAATGTCAGTCAATGCACTCTTAAGTGCTTTTTGACGGGTTATTCTAAGAGAATTTTTCTGCCTGAGTTTTCTGTATCTGCTAAATCCAAATGAAGAGAAAACAATCAAAAAAGGCAGTAATAAAAGAAACACCCATAATGGGTTGCGGTAAGGTTTGGGGTCAGTATTTACAATGTCCTTATCTCGTTTAATGTAGCGAATATCACCCCCGATCTGCTTTATGCCCTCCTGTGTGGTAGACCGGGGCCGGTGTGCACTAATGTTTACCCCTGGCATCACATTGATATTTAAAGGCTGAGACTCTGCAGTAATGTAATTCCCGGTTTCAGGATCAAGATATAAGTAAGAGACTGGGTCGATTCTCAGCTGACCTTCTTGGCGTGGAATGATAAGATAATTGAACGATATACTGGTGAAAAGGCCAGATGAAGTTGTGTCTACTTTTACCTGACGTTCTGGTGTGAACACCTCCCAGCCTTTCATCTGAGGTACCTGTGGTTGGGTTAATCCCGATGGGCGAGTGTTTCCTTTAACTTTAACTCTCATTGTCAGACCATCACCTACGCTTGCCTGATTTTTATTGACAGAAACATCAAGTGAGAACTTTCCAACCGATCCACTGAATCCTTCGGGTCGGGGGAGTGGCAGAGGTTTGATAGTTATATCCAGTGGATTTGAAAACACACTTTGTTTTACAGTTGATCTCCCGCCGCTGAAAAATCCAGAACCGTAGAACTCATTGAAAATTGAATTACCTCCTCTGGATGACTGTACAATTTTGTCATATTCAAAAGGAATCCGGTTTATTTTGGCTTTGCCTGAGGAAAGTGGGAAAAGTGCATAGCGCAAATAGTATGTATTGTAAATTTCTCCGTTATATCTTTCTTTTCCGCTCGAAATCTGATTGGTAAACAAACGGTTTACAGAGAAATCATTTTCCAGTGAACGGTGCAGAATTTGTGTGGCATGTTGAAATCCTCTCTGAATCTGGTGAATCGATGCACCTGCACGTTGCGCTACTTTAAATGTCAGAACAACCTGTTCTCCGGGATAGATATGCCTTTTGTCTGCTTCAAGCTTTACACGTATGTCAGGATTGCTGACTTCTCTTTCAACTACTGTAATTGTAACCGGGTCGGTTGA
The genomic region above belongs to Chitinispirillum alkaliphilum and contains:
- a CDS encoding metal dependent phosphohydrolase, whose product is MMIHQDEQIILIVDDDQLLCNAVGTYLSKVGFKPVLANNGREALQILEHTSAQCIIADLYMPSMDGLEFLEILKKRNNTVPVILATGRPDIESAIKAIQSGAFDYLIKPYQFEILKQKIVQALNATRLVRENYVLNELASLHDITGKLTTTHDIEELLDITFDFCLSTAKAESGSIQLYEKENDELVIVRKKGIQTGNPRSSLSKNDEWIISKYVFKSAVPILISENSDLPPDMHLDRGDIGSAISVPLKVGQEVIGVVNLNRKLNREPFTAVDLNIVDVLASQASVAINNAFLYSSINQKLSELSLVSSYSEQLMGLVDKNDVIKCLFETVKKYFAIDFIGFLVMQKRNYEFLYWSRGEIEEESVQDILKRVIDDYNKNPSAKAQYKKTTQRMLSLKDNRSFEMCYPFAFEHLIPVSWEDFKFGTMFFAASNELENCCEKIPLLSSLVSQTRIALTNSKLYNDVKENYIRTIKALAIAVDAKDTYTHGHSENVMIIAGDIAAEMGLDEKTTGIIRDAGLLHDIGKIGIPGYILNKPGPLTYEEFNGVMKTHSSLGANIVKDVPFLSDLYSLILYHHEHYNGAGYPEGLKGEEIPLGARILHIADAYEAMTSNRPYRDSLGEKEAVKRLMEGCGKQFDPEVVKAFLVVAEKKGWVKKEDIEKNEKILQS
- a CDS encoding Peptidyl-prolyl cis-trans isomerase SurA — its product is MKKISIFVVSLVFTFTVFCSKKDPDSQVAIVVNGQEITAGEIQLSAEMLKMEMERLMQGSPFQESAHFRTNAAQQLIANLLMVEKAIENDITADSALVQETFNRMKSQFSSRDEFVRELENIGETVESVFSQIEQGIMVELLMKEVLSQIDSVTEEECRQFYQSNTERFKESPKVRISQIIFLDYRPDDGEEVRSRANTALNRLKEGQDFQTVAQKFSSRPSSVDMGYFRKGEIREELEELFFSMEVGETSDIITERDALFIFKKEEEQPARQLSFEEVRERIKNSMEFTKRSELFSEYVDNLISKADIEYRDSSLILNTAVLPNRDLINH
- a CDS encoding Sensory box histidine kinase/response regulator, with the protein product MLKKHYSIIRIVFLLSIISSFLLIYLITVNGQPVLLPLALFSVIGLTLTLHLVYRSLIKPLDLIAKSLDDQSAEPIAPLLNHYSRFSNIAKLIKHSFDYKQSLVTQIEERERAEDALKKSEALYRSVIETSTDAIMLIKSSGRIVFHNSSASALFEIEANKTPHCLKFISSEELRILRQKFKRAENNLRDYECTLVGKGDKLFPAEVSISGVWESESQCFIVIIKDITGRKIMEFEKGRLEEQFRVAHKMEAIGQLAGGISHDFNNVLGAISGYADIINKKCSSDEKISKYAQMIMSGASRASDLTNKLLTFSRRKKIQFIPIDVHHTLEDVADLLNHTVDKSITIECLLKAKSTTIMGDTMQVQNIFMNIAVNALNAMENGGVLKISTKDMYLNKAFSENKAYEIAPGHYLNIDISDNGCGMCKKTTAKIFEPFFTTKSKGMGTGLGLASVYGSVKSHNGYIDVTSRLGEGSTFSLYLPCITENKNEDHPIPQIKKSENSGKNILIIDDESFLCNALKEMLSWMGHTSCCYCDPFEAIEFYTNNYKDFHLIFLDLIMPGMNGLETYRMLKKINPDLQVIIASGYCLEPDRQELLKEGVNYILQKPFVSSQLSDALQKVMG
- a CDS encoding aerotolerance regulator BatD/BadE, which encodes MKHNTYNSIQLFKKIQFKHGSVNFWHMLTLVSVFVLVISLPSFCSSITFTSTVDRTTLSVGEHFRLTATLESSNEFPSVSTPALENVSGIEILGSVPMQSSNVNIGYINGRLVRQPQYRYIFTYSLRATDPGTHRIPGLDLTIGNRTFSTDPVTITVVEREVSNPDIRVKLEADKRHIYPGEQVVLTFKVAQRAGASIHQIQRGFQHATQILHRSLENDFSVNRLFTNQISSGKERYNGEIYNTYYLRYALFPLSSGKAKINRIPFEYDKIVQSSRGGNSIFNEFYGSGFFSGGRSTVKQSVFSNPLDITIKPLPLPRPEGFSGSVGKFSLDVSVNKNQASVGDGLTMRVKVKGNTRPSGLTQPQVPQMKGWEVFTPERQVKVDTTSSGLFTSISFNYLIIPRQEGQLRIDPVSYLYLDPETGNYITAESQPLNINVMPGVNISAHRPRSTTQEGIKQIGGDIRYIKRDKDIVNTDPKPYRNPLWVFLLLLPFLIVFSSFGFSRYRKLRQKNSLRITRQKALKSALTDINKLKKQGSDLSVSNFLKRINSVIENYISAKFSFTPTGRTLEELRSELLIRSVDHDTVDKLTKIMEQIDEFRFGGKSLNEYSRQQLFDQLITFLQNIDKNSQNQKSKIILPLLLLIVAYSVSAQTDFTYLFNKANDYYDREDFENAKKHYLSVIDNGVNHYAVYFNLGNVYYRLNKPGLARVQYEKAALLNPADSDIQENIKFLRMTNNANLNESALSILSKNRFNLREMLLICFFLLLVVSILVSICFFTGRKKRAALIPISAFLSLPLIFFGITAGYTIFQLETIDHAIIVVSSANAKNQPHGSRILFTANEGTKVTIRRENYDWSLIALPDGMSGWVRNESIEPIIFCNR